In a genomic window of Methylophaga thalassica:
- the pyrF gene encoding orotidine-5'-phosphate decarboxylase — protein sequence MSDPRIIVALDYATANDALQMADQIDPKRARVKVGKELFTRSGPSVVTDLVSRGFDVFLDLKYHDIPHTVAKACAAAADLGVWMLNVHTLGGAAMMEAAREAVDSASTQPILIGVTLLTSMDQTTFEQIGLSGKISDTVIRLAKMAKSSGLDGVVCSAQEASALRENLGEAFQLITPGIRPAGSDVGDQHRIMTPKQAIEAGSHYLVIGRPITAASDPMQALADIEKSLL from the coding sequence ATGTCAGACCCGAGAATTATTGTTGCCCTTGACTATGCTACAGCCAATGATGCCCTGCAGATGGCCGATCAAATTGATCCAAAGCGTGCACGCGTAAAAGTAGGGAAAGAGTTATTTACCCGCTCTGGTCCAAGTGTAGTCACTGACCTAGTCTCCCGCGGTTTTGATGTGTTTCTTGATCTGAAATATCACGATATTCCTCATACCGTTGCCAAAGCCTGTGCAGCCGCTGCTGATCTGGGTGTCTGGATGCTCAATGTACATACTTTAGGTGGTGCAGCGATGATGGAAGCAGCCAGAGAAGCTGTTGACAGCGCTTCTACTCAACCAATTCTGATTGGTGTTACCTTGCTTACCAGTATGGATCAAACTACGTTTGAGCAAATTGGTCTCAGCGGTAAGATATCTGATACGGTAATTCGTTTGGCAAAAATGGCTAAAAGCAGCGGCTTAGATGGCGTCGTATGTTCTGCTCAGGAAGCTAGTGCGCTTCGTGAAAATCTAGGCGAGGCTTTCCAATTAATCACGCCGGGTATTCGTCCTGCAGGTAGTGATGTTGGAGATCAACATCGGATTATGACACCAAAACAAGCAATAGAAGCTGGAAGCCATTATCTGGTGATTGGCAGACCAATTACCGCGGCAAGTGATCCAATGCAGGCGTTGGCAGATATTGAAAAAAGTCTTCTCTGA
- a CDS encoding methyl-accepting chemotaxis protein, producing the protein MYIIGGLGVVALLGLLLLEGYMYHSGIKEIEALYIAAMYVVVASILVVAIAHYIGRFGDKRAMTLVGTIQNIKKGDLTHKVAISGKSDFSWMAFELDSARKNVANLVHTLVGGVTQLTSASQNMQAISKETVDGVLRQQSETTQVATAMNEMTASVQEVARTASSAAEAARNADTEAKAGKQVVMETMQAIDSLATEVEKAAEQLSSLESDIGNIGAIVDVIRGITEQTNLLALNAAIEAARAGEHGRGFAVVADEVRTLAARTQSSTHEIEEMVERLQQGAQVAVKVMNEGRERAKHSVEKASSAGAALDSITAMISTMDEMSAQISSAANEQSSVAEDINRGIVNISQVAEHTAEGARESSIAVETLSNLATQLQEAASKFKV; encoded by the coding sequence ATGTATATCATTGGTGGTCTTGGTGTGGTTGCCTTATTGGGACTGCTGCTGCTTGAAGGCTATATGTATCACTCTGGTATCAAGGAAATAGAAGCACTGTACATTGCAGCAATGTATGTTGTGGTAGCAAGTATTTTAGTGGTGGCTATTGCACACTACATCGGTCGATTCGGTGACAAGCGGGCGATGACCTTAGTTGGTACAATTCAGAACATCAAAAAAGGTGATTTGACTCATAAAGTAGCTATCTCTGGAAAAAGTGATTTTAGCTGGATGGCATTTGAACTGGACAGTGCCAGAAAAAATGTTGCTAACCTGGTTCACACTCTAGTTGGTGGTGTAACTCAGCTCACGTCAGCTAGTCAGAATATGCAAGCTATCAGTAAAGAAACGGTTGATGGCGTATTACGCCAACAGTCAGAAACGACACAGGTGGCGACAGCTATGAATGAAATGACCGCTTCAGTTCAAGAAGTGGCTCGAACAGCTTCCAGTGCGGCAGAAGCTGCTCGAAATGCAGATACAGAAGCTAAAGCAGGTAAGCAGGTGGTAATGGAAACCATGCAGGCTATTGACTCCCTAGCTACCGAAGTTGAAAAAGCGGCAGAACAATTGAGCAGCCTGGAATCAGATATCGGCAATATCGGTGCAATCGTTGATGTCATTCGCGGCATTACTGAACAAACCAACTTACTTGCACTGAACGCAGCTATTGAAGCTGCCCGTGCAGGTGAACACGGTCGAGGCTTTGCGGTGGTCGCCGATGAAGTCCGCACGCTGGCTGCCAGAACACAATCATCTACTCATGAAATAGAAGAGATGGTTGAACGCCTGCAGCAAGGTGCTCAGGTAGCGGTAAAAGTCATGAACGAAGGTCGTGAGCGAGCAAAACACAGTGTTGAAAAAGCATCCAGTGCTGGTGCTGCTTTGGATTCAATCACTGCGATGATTTCCACCATGGATGAAATGAGTGCACAAATTTCTAGTGCAGCGAATGAACAGTCTTCAGTGGCTGAAGATATCAACCGTGGTATTGTGAATATTAGTCAGGTTGCTGAGCATACCGCTGAGGGGGCGAGAGAGTCTTCTATTGCAGTAGAAACATTGAGTAATCTGGCGACGCAGTTACAAGAAGCGGCAAGTAAATTTAAAGTATAA
- the tgt gene encoding tRNA guanosine(34) transglycosylase Tgt, with translation MKFDLLAQDGFARRGRLTFERGTIETPAFMPVGTYGSVKSMTPEEVKATGAEIILGNTFHLMLRPGTEIISAHGDLHDFMQWQGPILTDSGGFQVFSLGELRKITEQGVHFSSPVNGSKVFLGPEESMAVQRALGSDIVMIFDECTPYPADVDTAAKSMELSLRWAKRSKEAHGDNPSALFGIVQGGMHEQLRQISLDGLMEIGFDGYAIGGLSVGEPKEDMLRILDFLAPVMPYDKPHYLMGVGRPEDLVEGVMRGVDMFDCVMPTRNARNGHLFVHQGVIKIRNSRFKTDTKPLDPYCDCYTCQSYSRAYLHHLDKTGEMLGPRLNTIHNLHYYQTLMSGLRQAIENNTLTQFREEFYALRETEIV, from the coding sequence ATGAAATTTGATTTACTTGCGCAGGACGGCTTTGCCCGTCGGGGACGATTAACGTTTGAACGGGGAACAATAGAAACCCCTGCGTTTATGCCTGTTGGTACCTATGGTTCAGTAAAGTCGATGACACCCGAAGAGGTGAAAGCGACTGGTGCTGAAATAATATTAGGCAATACATTTCATTTAATGCTGCGCCCTGGGACAGAGATTATCTCAGCCCATGGTGATTTACATGACTTTATGCAGTGGCAGGGACCTATCCTGACTGACTCCGGCGGTTTTCAAGTGTTTAGTCTGGGAGAGCTGCGAAAAATTACTGAGCAAGGTGTGCATTTCAGTTCACCAGTGAATGGCAGTAAGGTCTTTCTCGGACCAGAAGAGTCAATGGCGGTACAGCGCGCTTTAGGCAGTGATATCGTCATGATATTTGATGAATGCACACCGTATCCTGCTGATGTCGATACCGCAGCAAAATCCATGGAGTTATCACTTCGGTGGGCAAAACGCAGTAAAGAAGCGCATGGCGATAATCCTTCAGCATTATTTGGCATTGTGCAGGGAGGAATGCATGAGCAATTACGTCAAATATCCTTAGACGGACTAATGGAGATTGGTTTTGATGGTTATGCCATTGGTGGCTTATCAGTGGGTGAACCGAAAGAAGATATGCTGCGGATACTCGACTTTCTGGCGCCGGTGATGCCGTACGATAAACCCCATTACCTTATGGGCGTGGGACGTCCCGAAGATTTAGTGGAAGGTGTGATGCGGGGCGTGGATATGTTCGACTGTGTCATGCCTACCCGTAATGCACGCAATGGTCATTTATTTGTGCATCAGGGCGTGATTAAGATTCGTAATAGCCGCTTTAAGACGGACACTAAACCATTAGACCCCTATTGTGATTGTTACACCTGTCAGAGCTATAGCCGGGCCTATTTGCATCATTTAGACAAAACCGGAGAAATGTTGGGGCCGAGACTGAATACCATTCACAACCTTCATTACTACCAGACATTGATGAGTGGTCTGAGGCAGGCAATAGAAAACAATACACTCACGCAATTTCGTGAGGAGTTTTATGCCCTCAGAGAAACTGAAATTGTTTAA
- a CDS encoding flagellar hook-length control protein FliK, with protein MPQSVSIQTDSVVSTKPAHTKEVSKDNSFSETLDKHINTAEQRSTESNKSQTKSVESRDNKATDKTEKDESVTTEADKKTEKSDNDDGKKLPSEDKVSDKDTDTKNDAESPSEDSDIAASQTTFVVVQSPETKVPVTSNDEVNVAAEGDAAVKKSVTAPSVTSTLEPQKQSTSSTEANSETNALNKKQADASLVTVTETEKAVIKQTQNSTDEKVPNFAKALQSMNEADGKTSEIRADIMDAIKRQRQRGDGEQVTNVRNMMAAQAENKDKTDVDLLGIRADKTIQERIVGSTSATATSVNISATSSQTGSTSTPSTSVVNLPVQPNIQSSAWSQVMNSRVIWMAKEGIQQAELKMNPANLGPVEVKLHVQNDQASVTFLAQHSTTRDALEQALPKLRDSFAENGIQLTHAEVGQQQHQQQREDQPQQTQNSQNFTQARGQSDDIMTEAEETLGSAREESGLSLYV; from the coding sequence ATGCCACAAAGTGTTTCTATACAAACCGATAGTGTTGTCAGCACTAAGCCAGCACATACCAAAGAAGTATCGAAGGATAACTCTTTCTCTGAAACGCTTGATAAACATATCAATACAGCAGAACAGAGGTCTACCGAGTCAAATAAGTCGCAAACAAAATCAGTTGAAAGCCGCGATAATAAGGCGACCGATAAAACGGAAAAGGATGAGTCTGTCACAACAGAAGCGGACAAAAAGACGGAAAAAAGCGACAACGATGACGGCAAGAAATTGCCGTCTGAGGACAAGGTCAGTGATAAAGATACTGATACTAAAAATGATGCGGAATCACCTTCCGAGGATTCTGACATAGCAGCTTCGCAAACAACTTTTGTCGTTGTCCAATCGCCAGAAACAAAAGTACCCGTAACCAGCAACGATGAAGTTAATGTCGCGGCCGAAGGTGACGCTGCCGTAAAAAAATCAGTGACTGCGCCGTCTGTCACATCAACTTTAGAACCTCAAAAACAATCAACATCATCTACTGAGGCTAACTCAGAAACCAATGCGCTTAATAAAAAACAAGCTGATGCCAGCCTGGTTACGGTAACGGAGACAGAAAAAGCGGTCATTAAACAAACTCAAAATTCGACAGATGAAAAAGTGCCCAATTTTGCTAAGGCACTGCAGTCGATGAATGAAGCTGACGGCAAAACCAGTGAAATTCGTGCCGACATCATGGATGCTATTAAAAGACAACGCCAAAGAGGTGATGGTGAGCAGGTTACTAATGTTAGGAATATGATGGCAGCACAAGCCGAAAACAAAGATAAAACAGATGTTGACCTGCTTGGTATTCGTGCTGATAAAACAATTCAAGAGCGGATAGTAGGTAGTACATCGGCTACTGCGACCTCTGTGAACATTAGCGCAACATCATCACAGACAGGATCCACTTCAACACCAAGCACGTCTGTGGTCAACCTGCCCGTTCAGCCGAATATACAAAGCTCAGCATGGTCACAAGTCATGAATAGCCGTGTCATCTGGATGGCTAAAGAAGGTATTCAGCAGGCTGAGTTGAAAATGAACCCGGCTAATTTAGGTCCAGTTGAAGTAAAACTCCATGTACAAAATGATCAGGCCAGTGTAACTTTTCTCGCACAACACTCCACAACAAGAGATGCGTTGGAACAGGCTTTGCCAAAATTACGAGATAGCTTTGCAGAAAATGGTATTCAGCTGACGCATGCTGAGGTGGGGCAGCAACAGCATCAACAGCAACGAGAAGATCAGCCACAGCAAACACAGAATTCTCAGAATTTTACTCAAGCCCGTGGTCAAAGTGACGATATAATGACTGAAGCCGAGGAAACGCTAGGTTCTGCTAGAGAAGAAAGTGGTCTTAGTTTGTACGTCTGA
- the yajC gene encoding preprotein translocase subunit YajC, whose product MDFFISPAAAADAATTTAGSPGLMDFAFPIILLVLFYFMLIRPQQKRAKEHKAMQSALSKGDEVVTDGGLMGKIIEITDNAITVQIAENVEVKVRRESVNAVLPKGTLKKL is encoded by the coding sequence ATGGACTTTTTTATCTCTCCAGCTGCCGCTGCTGATGCAGCAACGACAACAGCAGGTTCTCCAGGCCTGATGGATTTTGCTTTTCCCATTATTCTGTTAGTGCTGTTTTATTTCATGCTGATCAGACCTCAGCAAAAACGTGCAAAAGAACATAAAGCAATGCAATCTGCCTTATCAAAAGGCGACGAAGTGGTAACAGACGGTGGTTTGATGGGGAAAATTATTGAAATTACCGATAATGCGATCACTGTTCAAATTGCTGAAAATGTTGAAGTAAAAGTACGTCGTGAATCAGTCAATGCTGTTTTACCCAAAGGTACATTGAAAAAACTATAA